The stretch of DNA AAAGGATGTATAGGGGTGGATTTACAGGTAGAGTTTTACGTATCGATTTAACCAACTTAACTTACCAGGAAGAAAAGCTGGACCCCAAAATAGCCCGCCAGTACATGGGTGGGGCCGGCCTGGGTATCAAATACCTGTATGATGAATTGGAGCCGGGTATTGACCCGCTCGGACCCTCAAATAAATTAATCTTTACGCTTGGACCTTTAACTGGTACCAGCTCGCCGTGCGCCAGCCGGATGTCTGTAACCACTAAGTCGCCGCTGTCTAATACAGTTGGAGTGGCCTTGACCGGAGGTAAATTCCCTGCAGAATTAAAGCGTGCCGGTTATGACGCCGTAATAGTTGAAGGACGTGCAGAAAGTCCCACTTATGTTTATATACATGACGGCAAGGTCGATTTCAAGAGCGCCGCGAAGCTGTGGGGAACCAACACCTTTGACTGTCAGGATTATATCCGGGCTGAACTGCATAACCCGAGCATCAAAGTGGCATGTATCGGCCCAGCCGGGGAGAAACTGGTCAGGTACGCCTGCATTATTAATGAACGACGGGCGGCCGGCAGAAAAGGCGTAGGCGCCGTGATGGGTTCTAAAAACTTGAAGGCCATTGCCGTTAAGGGTGACAAAGTCAGAACCACTTTAGCCGATCCTGAGAAATTCAAAGAAGTCCAAGCGGTTTACGTCAAGCATTTGAAGGACAGCCCGTATATAGCGAGCTTTGGCAAGACGGGTACTTCCACAGTGCTTGATGCCACGAGTGCGATAGGCATTTGTTCCGCCAAGAATTACAGCGAGACCGGTGCGTTCCAGGCCGCTGAATTTCTTGGTGCCGAAGCCAATGCTAAGTTTGATTTAAGGAAAGAACACTGTGAGGGTTGTCCGGTCGGCTGCAGCCAGGTCCGGATGGTGCGCGAAGGCCAGTATGCTGGCAGCCTGGCCGAAGGACCCGAATTTGAAACCTTGTATTCACTGGGTACCACGTTGGGCAACACCAACCTGCCCAGTGTCATCGCCGGTGACCGTGTTTGTGATGAACTCGGCTTGGACAGCCTTTCCGTCGGCGTAACCATCGGTTTTGCGATGGAGATGTTTGAAAAAGGAGTTATCAACCTGGAAGATACCGGAGGCATGGAACTGAAATTTGGCAAACATGAAGTCATCTTGCCGATGCTTCGCATGATTGCCTATCGCGAAGGCTTTGGCGATATTCTGGCCGAGGGTGTAAAGCGCGTATCAGAGAAGTATGGCAAGGGTTCCGAAAAATATGCCATGCATATCAAAGGTCTGGAGTTTCCTGCTTATGATATCCGCGGCGCTAAGGCACACGGTCTTGGCTACGCCACCTCCTATACCGGCGCCGACCACTCGCGGGGGTATGCTTTCCAGGAGATCTTTGCGATCCCGGTTCCTTACGCCGTCGACCGTTTTGCCGTTAAGGGCAAGGGCAAACTCACCATGTGGAACCAGGATGTAAGGACGGTAACCTGTGACTGCGCTCCCATGTGTGCATTTATCCTTGACATGGCGGTTCCTGATATAGCGCTTGAAAATACTGCCGGCCTGGTTGGGGGCGCTACCGGTTGGGACATAACTCCAGAAGAGGTATATCAAATTGGGGAACGCGTCATTAATACAGCCCGCCTTTTCAACATCAGAGAAGGCTTCACCCGGGCCGATGATACTTTCCCGGAACGCATAATGACTGAGCCTATTCCAGACGGTCCTTCCAAAGGTGAGTTAATATCCCAGTCGGACCTGGATCTGATGCTCGATGAGTATTACGAAGCCAGAGGGTGGACCAAGGAAGGCGTTCCGACTAAGGAAAAACTGAAAGAGCTGGATATAGTATAGCGTTACCTGGCCGATATTAAAATGCGGTGGGGGTTATAAGTGCCTTGATTAAAGTAAATGTGCATGTCCTAATGTCAGTTAAAGAAGTTATAGGCGCTTCTAAAATAGCCCTTCAGATACACGATAGCGCTACTTTAAAGGAACTTGTGGATTTGCTGGTGGATAATTACGGGGAAAAATTCTCAGACCTAGTAATTAACCCGGATACAGGTGAACCATATAAGTATTTTCGCCTGGTGCTGAATGGCAGGGATATCATCTTTTTAAACGGCATGAAAACTACGCTTTCCGACGGCGATGAGTTTCTCATTATACCGCCTATAGGTGGCGGCTAAGCCTGACTAATGCTGTTGGATGGGGGGGGGGAAGGTAAACCTTCTGCATTAAAAAACTTTACAAGAAAGGGAGTGATTAACACTTAGGCCAGTGCTGCGGGGTTACCTTAATTAACTTATTAATAAATAAAGGGGGGAAATCCTTAAGGTTTCGATATACTGGTGAAACCTAAGGAAAAGCATCTATGGTCAAAGCAGCAGTTCTAAAGGGCGTTGAACAAGTCGAAATTATGGAATTTCCCAAACCAAAAGTAGCTAAAGATTGTGCTTTAGCCCGGGTTGAAGTCTGCGGTATTTGTGGCAGTGACCCCCATATTTACCAGGGGCATTTACCGGTTCCGTATCCCATTATTTTAGGTCATGAGGTTTCCTTAATTCTTGAGGAAATGGGTCCCGAATATCCCAGGCATGATGTGCTGGGAAACCCTGTTAAAGAGGGTGACCGGGTTGCCCTGGTGCCGGCTTACAATTGCGGTAAATGTGTAGTTTGTAAGCTGCAGCCGCAACGCCATAACCTTTGTGAAAAAGGTGAGTGTTACGGGGTAACTCTGCAGTGCAGCAAGGAGCCGCATCTGTTTGGTGGGTATGCCGAATATATGTACCTGTATCCAGAAGCCTGGATATATAAATGCCCGGAAGGAATGTCTGCCGAAGTCCTGGCTCTGGCAGATCCTCTGGCGGTAGGTTTGAGAGGCCTTGATGCTGCCTGTTCCCCGGGACTGCCCTGGGCTCGTGAAGGTTTCGGCGTTGGGAAAACGGTCCTTATCCAAGGGTT from Pelotomaculum schinkii encodes:
- a CDS encoding aldehyde ferredoxin oxidoreductase family protein codes for the protein MYRGGFTGRVLRIDLTNLTYQEEKLDPKIARQYMGGAGLGIKYLYDELEPGIDPLGPSNKLIFTLGPLTGTSSPCASRMSVTTKSPLSNTVGVALTGGKFPAELKRAGYDAVIVEGRAESPTYVYIHDGKVDFKSAAKLWGTNTFDCQDYIRAELHNPSIKVACIGPAGEKLVRYACIINERRAAGRKGVGAVMGSKNLKAIAVKGDKVRTTLADPEKFKEVQAVYVKHLKDSPYIASFGKTGTSTVLDATSAIGICSAKNYSETGAFQAAEFLGAEANAKFDLRKEHCEGCPVGCSQVRMVREGQYAGSLAEGPEFETLYSLGTTLGNTNLPSVIAGDRVCDELGLDSLSVGVTIGFAMEMFEKGVINLEDTGGMELKFGKHEVILPMLRMIAYREGFGDILAEGVKRVSEKYGKGSEKYAMHIKGLEFPAYDIRGAKAHGLGYATSYTGADHSRGYAFQEIFAIPVPYAVDRFAVKGKGKLTMWNQDVRTVTCDCAPMCAFILDMAVPDIALENTAGLVGGATGWDITPEEVYQIGERVINTARLFNIREGFTRADDTFPERIMTEPIPDGPSKGELISQSDLDLMLDEYYEARGWTKEGVPTKEKLKELDIV
- a CDS encoding MoaD/ThiS family protein gives rise to the protein MIKVNVHVLMSVKEVIGASKIALQIHDSATLKELVDLLVDNYGEKFSDLVINPDTGEPYKYFRLVLNGRDIIFLNGMKTTLSDGDEFLIIPPIGGG
- a CDS encoding zinc-binding dehydrogenase; amino-acid sequence: MVKAAVLKGVEQVEIMEFPKPKVAKDCALARVEVCGICGSDPHIYQGHLPVPYPIILGHEVSLILEEMGPEYPRHDVLGNPVKEGDRVALVPAYNCGKCVVCKLQPQRHNLCEKGECYGVTLQCSKEPHLFGGYAEYMYLYPEAWIYKCPEGMSAEVLALADPLAVGLRGLDAACSPGLPWAREGFGVGKTVLIQGLGTIGILTAAAAKAAGASAVYAIDGVKSRIDMSYKFGVDEVIDFNEYKTPEERLARVNKLTNGMGCDVVIELAGVPAVFQEAINLTRRGGKLIELGHYTDVGTIPINPQVISFREIEIVGLWAYAAPELGTAISLIQQTMDRFPYADLITHRYHIDEADQALKEARDRNCIKSVILGK